The proteins below are encoded in one region of Oreochromis niloticus isolate F11D_XX linkage group LG6, O_niloticus_UMD_NMBU, whole genome shotgun sequence:
- the epn3b gene encoding epsin-3, giving the protein MTTSALRRQVKNIVHNYSEAEIKVREATSNDPWGPSSSLMSEIADLTFNVVAFAEVMGMVWKRLNDSGKNWRHVYKALTLLDYLLKTGSERVAQQCRENAFTIQTLRDFQYVDRDGRDQGANVREKARQLVCLLRDEERLRQERSQALKTKERMAGGGSGGGGGVYGGIPPAYHPGRRTSQPSMAVLYGEEFSRSRGSPSSFNSSSSSPRAASDLEQARPQTSGEEELQLQLALAMSREESQKEQRCRQGDESLLQKALDESRRESQSGTHESAMLDLVDIFGSSSEPPLPPSDPWNSAQPTSNVSSDPWDSVAVHSSTPVIGSPWTAPPSSNNTSNPWAPCTNSRKDPWEAAPGSCSPVNHAWDSPTDGDADGTDPFAAHEEEKPKQEIPAVSSPQPASPTDAELFGTKPESDPFSGLDSKQDPFGTEPPVKPQVNGRDSASPEMFDLSRLAPPLSAPATRVCRTPEAFLGPTGASLVNLDTLIPPNPPTKTHNNPFLSGLSAPSPTNPFHCDQPRLTLNQMRPSSTSPLPPHMLSYSPSLPLPLLHQPPILPSSFTQPPAGLLDLPSNLPQPLLPLSPRPAPRTQSQTHSHNPFL; this is encoded by the exons ATGACAACCTCAGCCCTGCGCAGGCAGGTGAAGAATATTGTACACAACTATTCAGAAGCAGAGATCAAG GTTCGCGAGGCCACCTCAAACGATCCATGGGGGCCATCCTCGTCTCTCATGTCAGAGATTGCTGACTTAACCTTCAATGTGGTGGCGTTTGCTGAGGTCATGGGTATGGTGTGGAAGCGCCTCAATGACAGCGGCAAGAACTGGAGACATGTCTACAAG GCCCTGACACTGTTGGATTACTTGCTGAAGACAGGATCAGAAAGGGTGGCCCAGCAGTGCCGTGAGAACGCGTTCACTATTCAG ACCCTGCGCGACTTTCAGTATGTGGATCGTGATGGCAGAGACCAGGGGGCCAACGTAAGGGAAAAAGCACGCCAACTGGTCTGCCTCCTTCGGGACGAAGAGCGGCTCCGCCAGGAGAGGAGTCAAGCCCTTAAGACCAAGGAGCGAATGGCTGGTGGAGGCAgtggagggggtgggggtgtttATGGAGGTATACCCCCAGCGTACCACCCAGGCAGACGCACAAGTCAGCCCAGCATGGCTGTGCTATACGGGGAGGAATTCAGCCGCTCCAGAGGCTCTCCGTCTTCTTTTAACT CCTCGTCCTCGTCTCCTCGAGCCGCCTCAGACCTGGAGCAGGCTCGACCTCAGACCAGCGGGGAAGAGGAGTTACAGCTCCAGCTGGCTTTAGCCATGAGCAGGGAGGAGAGTCAGAAG GAGCAGCGCTGTCGCCAAGGAGACGAGTCACTGTTACAGAAGGCCCTGGATGAGAGCCGGAGAGAGAGTCAGTCAGGGACGCACGAG TCTGCCATGTTGGACCTAGTTGACATATTTGGATCCTCATCTGAGCCCCCTCTGCCACCTAGTGACCCTTGGAACTCTGCTCAGCCCACCAGTAATGTCTCTTCTGACCCATGGGACTCTGTAG CAGTCCACTCAAGCACTCCTGTGATCGGTAGCCCCTGGACAGCCCCTCCCTCCTCCAACAACACATCCAATCCTTGGGCTCCTTGTACCAACTCACGCAAAGACCCATGGGAAGCAGCGCCTGGTTCCTGCAGTCCTGTCAATCATGCGTGGGACAGCCCAACAGATGGAG ATGCTGATGGGACGGATCCATTCGCTGCACATGAAGAAGAGAAACCTAAACAGGAGATTCCCGCAGTGTCCTCACCTCAACCTGCAAGTCCCACAG ATGCAGAGTTGTTTGGGACAAAACCAGAGTCTGACCCATTTTCTGGTCTAGACTCCAAGCAGGACCCATTTGGAACGGAGCCACCGGTGAAACCCCAGGTAAACGGACGAGATTCAGCCAGCCCGGAGATGTTTGACCTGTCACGGCTAGCACCCCCGCTCAGTGCCCCGGCAACACGTGTATGTCGGACTCCAGAGGCTTTTCTGGGACCTACGGGGGCCTCGCTGGTGAATTTAGACACTCTGATACCCCCCAACCCCCCTACAAAGACGCACAATAACCCTTTCCTCTCAG GTCTGAGTGCACCATCTCCTACCAACCCTTTTCACTGCGACCAGCCTCGCCTCACCCTCAACCAAATGCGACCGTCCTCCACGTCCCCACTGCCCCCCCACATGCTGTCCTACAGCCCGTCGCTGCCCCTTCCACTGCTCCACCAGCCTCCCATCCTCCCCTCTTCTTTCACACAACCTCCTGCTGGACTCCTGGACCTTCCCTCTAACCTCCCACAGCCCCTGCTTCCCCTTTCTCCACGACCAGCACCCCGCACtcagtcacaaacacacagtcacaacCCTTTCCTCTGA